The Desulfatibacillum aliphaticivorans DSM 15576 genome has a segment encoding these proteins:
- a CDS encoding thiolase family protein has product MRDVVIVSGARTAIGGYMGSLSTLSAVELGVTALNGAVEKAGIDKAEIQEVVCGQCNQAGSPGNTARHIAIGAGLPAESFAFTVHQQCASSMRGAELLAQEIMLGKVDAGVAVGVESMTNAPYLLMGARKGYRLNDGERIQDSLMIGGLVDALLGYHMGVTAENIAERYDISREEQDEWALMSHQRAVAATEAGWFKDEILPVEIKTRKGMVTFDTDEHPRADTTLESLARLKPVFKKGGTVTAGNASGLNDAGACIVMMAADKAASLGLKPLARVVSSAPGSVEPEVMGLGVVPAVKNALRFAKMDLADMDYFEFNEAFAAQVIGCNREFGLDVDRINAAGSGISLGHPVGATGVRLIVTMINQLRRRNERFGCASLCASGGPGHAFIVEAL; this is encoded by the coding sequence ATGAGAGATGTTGTGATTGTCAGCGGAGCCAGAACGGCTATTGGCGGGTATATGGGATCGCTCTCCACGTTGTCCGCTGTGGAGCTTGGGGTGACTGCCCTGAATGGAGCGGTTGAGAAGGCGGGAATAGACAAGGCGGAGATTCAGGAAGTGGTTTGCGGCCAGTGCAATCAGGCCGGCTCTCCCGGAAACACCGCCCGGCACATTGCCATAGGGGCGGGGCTGCCGGCGGAGTCTTTCGCCTTTACGGTGCATCAGCAGTGCGCCTCCTCCATGCGGGGAGCGGAGCTTTTGGCTCAGGAGATCATGCTGGGCAAGGTTGACGCCGGCGTCGCCGTGGGCGTCGAAAGCATGACCAATGCCCCTTATCTGCTCATGGGGGCGCGCAAAGGATATCGCCTCAATGACGGAGAACGCATTCAGGACAGCCTTATGATCGGCGGACTGGTGGACGCCCTTCTGGGATACCACATGGGGGTGACTGCCGAAAACATCGCCGAACGCTATGATATCTCCCGAGAGGAGCAGGACGAGTGGGCTCTCATGAGTCATCAGAGGGCCGTCGCAGCCACGGAAGCCGGGTGGTTCAAGGATGAAATCCTCCCGGTTGAAATCAAGACCCGAAAAGGGATGGTAACCTTTGACACGGATGAGCATCCCCGGGCCGACACCACCCTGGAGAGTTTAGCCCGCCTCAAGCCTGTGTTCAAAAAAGGGGGGACCGTGACCGCCGGGAACGCGTCCGGGCTGAACGACGCCGGGGCCTGCATCGTTATGATGGCGGCGGACAAGGCAGCCTCGCTGGGCCTCAAGCCCTTGGCCAGGGTCGTAAGCTCGGCCCCGGGGTCGGTTGAGCCTGAGGTCATGGGGCTGGGGGTGGTTCCGGCGGTGAAAAACGCCCTCAGGTTTGCAAAGATGGACCTGGCCGACATGGATTATTTTGAATTCAATGAGGCTTTCGCCGCCCAGGTGATCGGATGCAACCGGGAGTTTGGATTGGATGTGGATCGCATAAATGCGGCCGGCTCCGGAATCAGTCTCGGCCACCCGGTGGGCGCCACAGGCGTGCGTCTCATCGTTACCATGATCAACCAATTGCGGCGGCGCAACGAACGGTTCGGCTGTGCATCCCTGTGCGCCAGCGGCGGTCCTGGGCATGCTTTCATCGTGGAAGCCCTGTAG
- a CDS encoding DUF5131 family protein, whose amino-acid sequence MWAGVTVCNQAEANEKLFLLLQVLAAVHFVSIEPMLGAVWLTNLNTAPELALNSLTGIECICETPASGPKLDLVVLGVENGRGAGVRPMHPAWPRKVRDDCQAAGVAFFFMGHGEFVSVSEVEGPGKHHYFEDGATVRRVGKKAAGRLLDGRTWDEFPMIE is encoded by the coding sequence GTGTGGGCGGGGGTCACGGTTTGTAACCAGGCAGAGGCCAATGAAAAACTTTTTCTTTTGCTGCAGGTGCTTGCCGCAGTTCACTTTGTGAGCATCGAGCCGATGCTTGGTGCGGTCTGGTTAACAAATCTTAACACCGCACCGGAGCTGGCGTTGAACTCTCTGACCGGCATTGAGTGCATATGTGAGACACCGGCGTCCGGCCCCAAGCTCGACTTGGTGGTCCTGGGGGTAGAAAACGGACGCGGCGCCGGGGTCCGCCCCATGCACCCGGCATGGCCACGGAAAGTCCGGGACGATTGCCAGGCTGCAGGCGTCGCCTTCTTCTTTATGGGCCATGGCGAGTTTGTGTCAGTAAGCGAGGTGGAAGGCCCTGGAAAACACCATTACTTTGAGGATGGGGCGACAGTTAGGCGGGTCGGCAAAAAGGCTGCAGGGCGGCTCCTGGACGGCCGGACGTGGGATGAGTTCCCGATGATAGAGTGA
- a CDS encoding ASCH domain-containing protein has product MICYSKISHDFYKCLSVRPPWSWLIVNGYKDCENRTWSTKYRGQLYIHSSKKFDHEGYEWVQETFPKIPLPGVDEFVRGAVIGNVFLCHCMRLDCYAVNYKMAESPWFFGPYGWFFRDPRKFYEPVEIRGQLGIFNVPTDAWPPL; this is encoded by the coding sequence ATGATCTGTTACTCCAAAATTTCACACGATTTTTATAAATGTTTGTCGGTTCGGCCGCCCTGGAGCTGGTTAATTGTTAACGGCTACAAGGATTGCGAGAATCGCACCTGGTCAACAAAGTACAGGGGCCAACTCTATATCCATTCCAGTAAAAAATTCGACCATGAAGGATATGAATGGGTCCAGGAGACCTTTCCGAAGATCCCGCTGCCGGGAGTAGATGAATTCGTTCGGGGGGCGGTGATTGGGAACGTGTTTTTGTGTCATTGCATGCGTTTGGATTGCTATGCAGTGAATTATAAAATGGCTGAGTCTCCTTGGTTCTTCGGGCCTTATGGCTGGTTTTTTCGAGACCCAAGGAAGTTCTATGAGCCTGTGGAGATCCGCGGGCAACTCGGAATATTCAACGTGCCGACAGACGCCTGGCCGCCATTATAG
- a CDS encoding LamG domain-containing protein — MPERLKLNNGHQLISDRTNRSHVLVEAAMDSGARFVKEHRADIPGTGGFEPGNLHVAADGAGPGRFSDGPGITDFYANGKELCAYAGDEMPWGAFFTFSPISIIISDVTFNAASNYITSAAANFISAGFSAGMKITISGSGSNDRSFTIKSITSPSATNNRIITVEDGVADEAAGETVTIQASVGYGGYKDAIDFTDAANNTLATPGNIVEICGGNDDFTKLLLHMEGTERGTTFEDSSPSAKSVAAYGNAHTTTDVFKFGCSSAQFDGAGDYLRVPDSDDWYMGTDPFTIDCWVRFKSLSNQTDKADSFIFCHYQDANNYVCLTLHWGRVLRFAIWVGGVYSFVTSPAFTPAINQWYHVAVARDTDGTSHVLKIYVNGVCLSTRTNTVDWPDLNGALFIGRYPGDDAFSFDGCIDEFRVSKGIARWTSDFAPPVRAYRNAQNRLLGLSTRPLSGANLYVSEPNIEDGTSLSVKTWTGFSLDAVDNLEDGTALGDVVLARDGLVGFSSTVENAAPMHFEGMYLYAYLLEVNGTAPAAELFHASARAPFQPAVDVWDGVYRVPLQAQVYDAANEAYKDYTLEVIEPGDSSLEIGMILNSLAPTEHIILGFEERMAAFQITMYAGKVNTAEAIPTIEYYSHSGWVGVGQVIDQTIANPNRWRTLGKTGMFAYNPPSRDEESMQTMFGTTGYFYRISFNAALSAAVTVDLIYGIPAQQKVEPCDFPSRYANMALGVAHSELKEGNRVDFTMPNAPDVHNGDLSSMGGKQSLYFGGSDKITCAVELFNRFGSNVFLFWLALKASETYLLSGSTPEEFRIYPISYNVGCPAWQTLCTAEVGYQVSGDVVRNVAMWMSASGPVFFDGAVLIPVPGLERFFDRTEDECLNFAAMEACAACYDRAHREYNLLLCVGESAVPNKWVCYDMVRREWFEKVPDQYPLCVFSVTDALGTPYMYGGFADGFMRRLEHGTTWDGEPIGQVIETGDFHPDKSMWNQTRVRHVKVVGMRTDEAVELLIRHARDSRAVYDDLGRPMDMSAGDGRLVRHGRKTGAEKQIGWTHRFRFEADTSDTNKGVRLLKWGIKYATERDDE, encoded by the coding sequence ATGCCGGAGAGGTTAAAACTCAATAACGGCCATCAGCTGATTAGCGACAGGACGAACCGGAGCCATGTTCTGGTGGAGGCCGCCATGGATTCGGGGGCTCGTTTTGTAAAGGAGCATCGGGCGGATATTCCGGGAACAGGCGGGTTTGAGCCCGGAAATCTTCATGTTGCTGCGGACGGCGCCGGGCCTGGCCGTTTTTCCGACGGCCCTGGCATCACGGATTTTTACGCCAACGGCAAGGAATTGTGCGCGTACGCCGGGGATGAAATGCCCTGGGGGGCTTTTTTTACGTTTTCGCCCATCTCCATAATAATCAGCGACGTCACGTTCAATGCGGCGAGCAATTACATCACGTCTGCAGCCGCCAATTTTATCAGCGCCGGATTCAGCGCCGGCATGAAGATTACCATAAGCGGATCCGGGTCTAACGACCGCTCGTTCACCATCAAGAGCATCACCAGCCCCAGCGCGACCAACAACCGGATTATCACGGTAGAAGACGGCGTTGCGGATGAAGCGGCCGGGGAGACCGTAACGATTCAGGCTTCGGTGGGATACGGCGGGTATAAGGACGCCATAGACTTCACGGATGCGGCCAACAACACCCTGGCCACGCCCGGCAATATTGTTGAGATCTGCGGCGGGAATGACGATTTTACCAAGCTGCTATTGCACATGGAGGGTACGGAGCGCGGGACCACTTTTGAAGACAGCAGTCCATCGGCCAAGTCTGTTGCGGCTTATGGCAACGCGCATACCACTACCGACGTATTCAAGTTCGGCTGCTCTTCGGCCCAGTTTGACGGGGCCGGCGATTATCTCAGGGTTCCTGACAGCGACGATTGGTACATGGGGACCGACCCGTTTACCATTGATTGCTGGGTGAGATTCAAGAGTTTGTCCAATCAGACTGACAAAGCGGATTCATTCATTTTTTGTCATTATCAGGATGCCAATAACTATGTGTGCTTGACGCTCCATTGGGGTCGCGTCTTGCGTTTTGCCATTTGGGTTGGCGGCGTCTATTCATTCGTTACATCTCCCGCTTTTACCCCGGCGATCAACCAATGGTATCACGTTGCGGTAGCCAGGGACACGGATGGAACCAGCCACGTTTTGAAAATATACGTCAATGGCGTTTGTCTTTCCACTCGAACCAATACAGTTGATTGGCCGGATTTAAACGGCGCTTTGTTTATCGGGCGCTATCCCGGCGACGACGCCTTTTCCTTTGACGGCTGCATTGACGAGTTCCGGGTGTCCAAGGGGATCGCCAGGTGGACGTCGGATTTTGCGCCGCCCGTCCGGGCTTACCGCAACGCCCAGAACCGGTTGCTGGGGCTTTCCACCCGGCCTTTATCCGGGGCGAACCTTTACGTTTCGGAGCCAAATATTGAGGATGGGACGTCATTGAGCGTGAAGACCTGGACGGGTTTCAGCCTGGATGCGGTGGATAACCTGGAAGACGGCACAGCTTTGGGGGACGTGGTTCTGGCCCGCGACGGGTTGGTTGGATTCAGCTCGACGGTGGAAAACGCGGCGCCCATGCATTTTGAGGGCATGTATTTATACGCCTATTTGCTTGAAGTGAACGGGACCGCGCCGGCGGCGGAGTTGTTTCATGCGTCCGCCCGGGCGCCTTTTCAGCCGGCGGTGGACGTTTGGGACGGCGTATACCGGGTTCCATTGCAGGCCCAGGTTTATGACGCGGCGAATGAGGCCTACAAGGACTACACCCTGGAAGTGATCGAGCCGGGGGATTCGTCCCTGGAAATCGGCATGATTTTGAACTCCCTGGCGCCGACCGAGCACATTATTTTGGGTTTTGAAGAGCGCATGGCGGCCTTTCAAATCACCATGTACGCCGGCAAGGTGAACACAGCCGAAGCCATTCCCACCATTGAGTATTACAGCCATTCGGGCTGGGTGGGCGTTGGTCAGGTTATCGACCAGACCATCGCGAATCCCAACCGCTGGAGAACGTTGGGCAAGACCGGTATGTTTGCCTATAACCCGCCCAGCCGGGATGAAGAGTCCATGCAGACCATGTTCGGAACGACCGGGTACTTTTACCGCATAAGTTTTAACGCGGCCCTTTCCGCCGCTGTGACCGTGGACTTGATTTACGGCATCCCCGCCCAGCAAAAAGTGGAGCCGTGCGACTTTCCCTCCCGATACGCCAACATGGCCCTTGGCGTGGCGCACAGCGAGCTTAAAGAGGGCAACCGGGTGGATTTCACCATGCCCAACGCCCCGGACGTGCATAACGGCGATTTGTCCTCCATGGGCGGGAAGCAGTCTTTGTATTTTGGGGGATCTGACAAGATCACATGCGCGGTGGAGCTTTTTAACCGGTTTGGGTCCAACGTCTTTTTGTTCTGGCTGGCTTTGAAGGCTTCGGAAACTTATTTGCTTTCGGGATCCACGCCGGAAGAGTTCCGGATTTACCCCATATCGTACAACGTGGGGTGTCCGGCCTGGCAAACCCTGTGCACGGCGGAGGTGGGCTATCAGGTTTCGGGCGATGTGGTTAGAAACGTGGCCATGTGGATGTCGGCGAGCGGGCCTGTGTTTTTTGACGGCGCCGTGCTGATTCCCGTGCCGGGACTGGAAAGGTTTTTTGACCGTACTGAAGACGAGTGCTTGAATTTTGCGGCCATGGAGGCTTGCGCCGCCTGCTACGACCGCGCGCACAGGGAATACAACCTGTTGCTTTGCGTTGGGGAATCCGCGGTTCCCAACAAATGGGTCTGCTACGACATGGTGCGCCGGGAATGGTTTGAGAAGGTTCCGGACCAATATCCCTTGTGCGTTTTTTCGGTTACGGACGCCCTGGGTACGCCCTACATGTACGGCGGTTTTGCGGACGGGTTCATGCGCCGGCTGGAGCACGGAACCACCTGGGACGGGGAGCCTATCGGCCAGGTTATCGAAACCGGCGATTTTCATCCTGACAAAAGCATGTGGAACCAGACCAGGGTCCGGCATGTGAAGGTTGTTGGCATGAGGACGGATGAGGCGGTGGAACTCCTGATCCGTCACGCCAGAGATTCACGGGCGGTTTACGATGACTTGGGTAGGCCCATGGATATGTCCGCCGGGGACGGCCGCCTGGTGCGCCATGGGCGGAAAACCGGGGCTGAGAAGCAAATCGGCTGGACGCACCGGTTCCGGTTTGAGGCGGATACTTCCGACACCAACAAGGGAGTTCGTCTGCTTAAGTGGGGGATCAAGTATGCCACGGAGCGGGATGATGAATAG
- a CDS encoding NUDIX hydrolase: MAYTYKYPKADHTVDAVVFGIDFDEAALKILLIERAREPFKGNWALPGGFVEMDEDLEAAVIRELQEETNVRLSYMEQLYTFGAPGRDPRGRVISTAFLGLVQPGHIVIHEGSDAAKAIWWNVNELPGLAFDHAQIIKTGVQRLRSKISWQPVGIELLPDEFTLSDLQQAYEIILGRSIDKRNFRRKVLKFGVLAPTGNVRKENYRPAQLYQFDKKRYALLQKQGIDFEV; the protein is encoded by the coding sequence ATGGCGTACACCTACAAATACCCCAAGGCGGACCATACCGTGGACGCGGTGGTCTTTGGCATTGATTTTGACGAGGCGGCCCTCAAGATCCTTCTGATTGAAAGGGCGCGGGAGCCTTTTAAAGGCAATTGGGCCTTGCCCGGCGGGTTTGTGGAAATGGACGAGGACCTGGAAGCCGCGGTCATCCGGGAATTGCAGGAAGAGACCAACGTCCGGCTTTCGTACATGGAGCAGTTGTACACCTTTGGCGCGCCCGGCCGCGACCCTCGGGGCAGGGTGATCTCAACAGCCTTCCTGGGCCTGGTGCAGCCGGGCCACATTGTGATTCACGAAGGCAGCGACGCCGCCAAGGCAATTTGGTGGAATGTCAACGAATTGCCCGGCCTGGCCTTTGATCATGCCCAGATCATCAAAACCGGCGTCCAGCGCCTGCGGAGCAAAATCAGCTGGCAGCCCGTGGGCATTGAATTGCTGCCCGACGAGTTCACTTTGTCCGACCTGCAGCAGGCCTACGAAATCATCCTGGGCCGCTCCATAGACAAGCGGAACTTCCGCCGCAAGGTCCTCAAATTCGGAGTTCTGGCGCCCACGGGAAACGTGCGCAAGGAAAACTATCGCCCGGCCCAGCTTTACCAGTTCGACAAAAAACGCTACGCCCTGCTTCAAAAACAAGGCATTGATTTTGAAGTCTGA
- a CDS encoding pentapeptide repeat-containing protein, with protein sequence MPEYREISKNELQHILKQHKLWLKSDERVGDRAHLHQVNLHYTTLQYVELQRAGLQRAHLLNADLRYANLQHADLESADLQNANLHSANLSGADLREANLAGANLHGANLRGCNLRHADLHDADLSESCFQRADLRMAILVGTIFQGAKLQECNLRNTDLSGVDLHNTNLQGAILTEAKLQEANLQGGHLGGADFQESNLQGANLRSAFLWDAGFQKANLHGADFRESDLQGSNLQESNLQESNLEGANLREAILSDANLQGANLSGSNLEQADLSGANLQGADLSTAYLYEAYLWDGDLQNANLQKVVAEYADLNGADLQQANLTGANLSFSLMNQVNLSRADVTGAILYGTARDGWIIKDIKCDYVYFDFKGEKRTPPDRDFKPGEFEELYSQLPTIEYIFEHGFSPIDPLIMDMAAQAINEENQDMGMALDSFHSRGTPRAIFTVYKHEDVERGYQLIKEYYGRKIASLEGGRYELKELVVSLLNGEIELPPKYQIENKGSMVLAEGNSKPDLSHASFSVNINLETIGQAMAESPDNMDKVIAALQEEIGRFKEEMSEDNKKSTRTILSMMRRESADGVTGLLARLDNILCSSVGSALWQGSCLLAAKAMGLM encoded by the coding sequence ATGCCCGAATATCGTGAAATCTCAAAAAATGAACTCCAGCATATCCTGAAGCAACATAAACTTTGGCTGAAATCCGATGAGAGGGTCGGGGATCGGGCCCATTTGCATCAAGTTAACCTCCATTACACGACTCTTCAATATGTCGAATTGCAACGAGCTGGCCTCCAGCGTGCCCACCTCTTGAATGCAGATTTGCGTTACGCAAACCTCCAGCACGCTGATCTTGAAAGCGCTGATCTCCAAAACGCTAATCTTCACTCAGCGAACCTTAGCGGGGCCGATCTGCGAGAGGCTAACCTCGCAGGTGCCAATCTTCATGGAGCCAACCTTCGGGGATGCAATTTGCGGCATGCCGATCTTCATGATGCTGACCTCAGCGAATCATGTTTCCAGAGAGCTGACCTCCGTATGGCCATTCTTGTCGGAACCATTTTTCAAGGCGCTAAACTGCAAGAGTGCAACCTCCGGAATACTGACCTCTCTGGCGTTGATCTTCATAATACCAATTTGCAAGGAGCCATACTCACAGAGGCTAAACTTCAAGAGGCCAACCTCCAAGGAGGGCATTTAGGAGGGGCGGATTTCCAGGAAAGCAATTTGCAAGGTGCCAACCTCCGCTCAGCCTTCCTCTGGGATGCAGGATTTCAAAAGGCCAACCTTCATGGAGCTGACTTCAGAGAATCCGACCTTCAAGGCTCCAACCTACAAGAATCAAACCTACAAGAATCTAACCTGGAAGGGGCCAATCTCCGGGAGGCCATCCTATCGGATGCAAACCTTCAGGGAGCCAATCTATCCGGCTCTAACCTTGAGCAAGCAGATCTTAGTGGGGCTAACCTCCAAGGGGCTGACCTGTCCACAGCCTATCTTTATGAAGCCTACCTTTGGGATGGCGATTTGCAGAACGCCAATCTTCAGAAAGTAGTTGCTGAATATGCTGATTTAAATGGAGCAGATCTACAGCAAGCGAATCTAACAGGTGCAAATCTTTCTTTCTCCCTAATGAATCAGGTGAATCTTTCCAGAGCAGATGTCACGGGTGCCATCTTGTACGGAACCGCACGCGACGGCTGGATCATCAAAGACATCAAGTGCGACTATGTTTACTTTGACTTTAAGGGTGAAAAACGCACCCCTCCGGACCGGGATTTCAAACCCGGGGAGTTTGAGGAGCTGTACAGCCAACTCCCCACCATTGAATATATCTTTGAACACGGGTTCTCCCCCATCGATCCCCTGATCATGGACATGGCGGCCCAGGCCATCAACGAAGAAAATCAGGACATGGGTATGGCCCTGGACAGCTTTCATTCCCGTGGAACTCCTCGCGCAATATTTACTGTCTATAAACATGAGGACGTAGAGCGCGGTTATCAGTTGATAAAAGAATATTACGGAAGGAAAATTGCATCACTGGAAGGAGGGCGCTACGAACTCAAAGAACTGGTTGTTAGCCTTCTTAACGGAGAGATTGAACTACCTCCGAAGTATCAAATTGAAAACAAGGGAAGCATGGTTCTTGCCGAAGGTAATTCCAAACCTGATTTAAGCCATGCCAGTTTTTCCGTAAACATTAACCTTGAAACCATCGGCCAGGCTATGGCCGAAAGCCCGGACAATATGGACAAGGTTATCGCTGCGCTTCAGGAAGAGATCGGCAGGTTCAAGGAGGAAATGTCCGAGGACAACAAAAAATCCACCCGGACCATTCTGTCCATGATGCGCAGGGAAAGCGCGGACGGCGTGACCGGCCTTTTGGCCCGGCTGGACAACATTCTCTGTTCCTCCGTGGGATCCGCCCTTTGGCAAGGCTCCTGCCTTTTGGCCGCCAAGGCCATGGGGTTGATGTAG
- a CDS encoding MerR family transcriptional regulator — protein MRTLTKRDIASKLNLPIRTIQLWTDQGIVDPDIRPAAGKGIARLYSERNALEFAMVKILAKDFSYRLDCLRDMFTLLRDEPKESMDGFKGFFGDPAYGNSKEMLFIQSRSPGGLNRQLLQIQEGQNPGEAAQSVFQDQEDVDFSFLFLGRIKQKALQMLN, from the coding sequence ATGCGCACACTGACAAAACGTGACATCGCAAGCAAGCTGAACCTCCCCATACGGACAATCCAGCTATGGACGGACCAGGGGATCGTGGATCCCGACATTCGCCCAGCTGCAGGAAAAGGAATAGCCAGGCTGTATTCCGAACGGAACGCCCTTGAATTTGCAATGGTCAAAATCCTGGCCAAGGACTTCAGCTATAGACTTGACTGCTTACGCGACATGTTTACGCTTTTGCGCGATGAGCCAAAGGAATCTATGGACGGGTTTAAGGGTTTCTTTGGCGATCCCGCTTATGGGAACTCCAAAGAAATGCTTTTTATCCAAAGTAGATCCCCTGGTGGCCTAAACCGCCAGCTGCTGCAGATCCAGGAAGGGCAGAATCCTGGTGAAGCAGCGCAGTCCGTTTTTCAAGACCAGGAGGATGTTGACTTTTCGTTTTTATTTTTAGGCCGCATCAAACAAAAAGCCCTGCAAATGCTAAATTGA
- a CDS encoding Kelch repeat-containing protein encodes MSPKRNEEYAMEIAFNGAWRPSADPLSVGAGNFSVLQNTRYAQDGSLEGVSGYSPINPKPLVDPDYDYVTALAICGTSAQSDCDEYDPVLESWAARTDVPSPGRYGNMGAGVENLAFTIGGMDGSGLITEALDAVTDVWESRCDMPEPLRSYGAAFAYDGSIYVAGGYDYTSGNLQDCNRYDPLTDSWSSMTDMPSPARRYIAACLLGYKGYVFGGYDSSDPLDDCDVYNPLTDVWSSGASMNLARCGVYAFGLDDAAYLAGGGEGILFGANYRDCHSYDPETDSYAVKEDIPSPARISGGAQTVAGQGLIYAGGAILGLRDVETYDADADAWASQDDMPSPGRVYLGSASVQYS; translated from the coding sequence ATGAGCCCCAAGCGCAATGAAGAGTACGCCATGGAGATTGCCTTTAATGGGGCCTGGAGGCCTTCGGCGGACCCTTTATCCGTCGGCGCCGGGAATTTCAGCGTTCTTCAGAACACCAGGTACGCCCAGGACGGCAGCCTGGAAGGCGTGAGCGGGTATTCCCCGATCAATCCCAAGCCGTTGGTTGATCCCGATTACGACTACGTGACCGCGCTGGCTATTTGCGGTACGTCCGCGCAATCGGATTGCGACGAATACGATCCCGTGCTGGAATCGTGGGCGGCCCGGACTGACGTCCCCTCCCCGGGGCGTTATGGCAACATGGGCGCCGGTGTGGAAAACCTGGCCTTTACTATAGGGGGCATGGATGGTTCCGGACTCATAACGGAGGCCCTAGACGCGGTGACGGACGTCTGGGAGTCGAGATGCGACATGCCTGAACCCTTGCGCAGTTATGGAGCTGCGTTTGCGTACGACGGCTCGATTTATGTTGCAGGCGGGTATGACTACACCTCCGGGAATTTGCAGGATTGCAACCGGTACGACCCCCTGACCGATTCGTGGAGTTCCATGACGGATATGCCCTCTCCCGCCAGGAGGTATATTGCGGCTTGTCTGCTTGGATACAAGGGCTATGTTTTCGGCGGATATGATTCGTCGGACCCGCTTGATGATTGCGACGTTTACAACCCATTGACGGACGTCTGGTCCAGCGGGGCCAGTATGAATCTCGCCAGATGCGGAGTATACGCTTTTGGCCTGGATGACGCCGCCTATCTTGCCGGCGGCGGCGAGGGCATTTTGTTCGGCGCCAATTATCGGGACTGCCATTCCTACGATCCTGAAACCGACTCCTACGCTGTTAAAGAAGACATACCATCACCTGCCCGGATCAGCGGCGGAGCCCAAACCGTTGCCGGGCAGGGTCTGATTTATGCGGGCGGGGCGATACTTGGGCTGCGTGACGTGGAAACCTATGACGCTGATGCGGACGCCTGGGCTTCTCAGGATGACATGCCATCCCCCGGCCGCGTTTACCTTGGGTCGGCATCCGTTCAATATTCATGA